Proteins encoded together in one Polaribacter reichenbachii window:
- a CDS encoding carbohydrate-binding family 9-like protein: MKKLFYLGVTLLLFCCAKEQKIMVDISDDIIIPKNYVVHKATSEIIIDGKADEIDWKNAKFTTNFIDIEGVKTPKQQTNVKMLWDKNYLYIYAKLKEKHIWADIKKRDEVIFYNNDFEVFIDPSNDTYNYGEIEINALNTVWDLKLDKPYRFSGNADNSWNLNNLKSAVFMKGTLNDFSDEDDFWSLEIAIPLEPLVTLKNQPKNKPVDGEQWRINFSRVEWDFEIIDDKYARKKVNNTYLPEYNWVWSNQGAINMHIPENWGYLQFSNKNASEHEVFKPKTSIISEQITFALFRKINFGDLQFLKEKEIGFKTEFTSLTYNDVIVDASFIRTNSGFTLSTENKKKQKKYTIKEDGFIIRK, from the coding sequence TTGAAAAAACTATTTTATTTAGGTGTAACACTACTTTTATTCTGCTGTGCAAAAGAGCAGAAAATTATGGTTGATATTTCTGATGACATTATCATCCCCAAAAATTATGTGGTGCATAAAGCCACTTCAGAAATTATTATTGATGGAAAAGCGGATGAAATTGATTGGAAAAATGCAAAATTTACAACTAATTTTATAGATATTGAAGGGGTAAAAACACCAAAACAACAAACTAATGTTAAAATGCTTTGGGACAAAAATTACCTTTATATTTATGCTAAACTAAAAGAAAAACACATTTGGGCGGATATTAAAAAAAGAGACGAAGTTATTTTTTACAATAACGATTTTGAAGTTTTTATAGATCCATCTAACGACACCTATAATTATGGAGAAATTGAAATAAATGCTCTAAATACGGTTTGGGATTTAAAATTAGACAAACCTTATCGTTTTAGCGGAAATGCAGATAATAGTTGGAATTTAAACAATCTTAAATCAGCAGTTTTTATGAAAGGAACTTTAAATGATTTTTCTGATGAAGATGATTTTTGGTCCTTAGAAATTGCAATTCCACTAGAACCTCTTGTCACACTTAAAAATCAACCAAAAAACAAACCCGTTGATGGTGAACAATGGCGTATAAATTTTTCTAGAGTTGAGTGGGATTTCGAAATTATTGATGATAAATATGCTCGAAAAAAAGTCAATAATACATATTTACCTGAATATAATTGGGTTTGGAGCAATCAAGGAGCTATAAATATGCACATTCCTGAAAACTGGGGATACCTTCAATTTTCGAATAAAAACGCATCTGAACACGAAGTTTTTAAACCCAAAACCTCAATAATTTCAGAACAAATTACATTCGCCTTATTTCGAAAAATAAACTTTGGTGATTTGCAATTTTTAAAAGAAAAAGAAATTGGTTTTAAAACTGAATTTACTTCTTTAACTTATAATGATGTAATTGTAGATGCTTCTTTTATCAGAACAAATTCAGGTTTTACTCTTAGCACAGAAAACAAAAAAAAGCAAAAAAAATATACAATTAAAGAGGATGGTTTTATCATCAGAAAATAA
- a CDS encoding ankyrin repeat domain-containing protein gives MKKLILSSFICLLAFSSSSNATSLNLKEKTVASTKAGYAVSSFCKLIQMGNYDAVKSLIESGQDVNEKSTGLTPLMFAARHNKSKIAKLLIDNGAKLNTKSDKATRLTALQIAKRSKAVDVIKVIKEAYRK, from the coding sequence ATGAAAAAATTAATTTTAAGCAGCTTTATCTGCTTATTGGCGTTCTCAAGTTCAAGTAACGCAACTTCGTTAAATTTAAAAGAGAAAACTGTAGCATCAACAAAAGCTGGCTATGCAGTAAGTTCATTCTGTAAATTGATACAAATGGGAAATTATGACGCTGTAAAATCGCTTATAGAATCTGGTCAAGATGTTAATGAAAAATCAACAGGTTTAACACCTTTAATGTTTGCTGCTAGACATAATAAATCTAAAATCGCAAAATTATTAATTGATAATGGAGCAAAATTAAATACAAAATCTGATAAAGCTACAAGGTTAACTGCTTTGCAAATTGCAAAAAGGTCTAAAGCTGTAGATGTAATAAAAGTAATTAAAGAAGCTTACAGAAAATAA
- the gpmI gene encoding 2,3-bisphosphoglycerate-independent phosphoglycerate mutase, producing MNKKVILMILDGWGITQDPKVSAIYNAKTPYINSLYDKYPNAQLRTDGEHVGLPEGQMGNSEVGHMNLGAGRIVYQNLARINKAVKEKTLGKEKVLLDTFKYAKENNKNVHLLGLVSNGGIHAHIDHLKGLLDVAKENDVTNVFLHAFTDGRDCDPKSGTYFINDVQEYMTKSVGELASITGRYYAMDRDNRWERIKETYDGLVNGIGTKTTDAIATLNANYEAGLTDEFHKPIIITNEDGSPKAQIKEGDAVIFFNYRTDRGRELTNVLSQNDFPEFGMKKLDLYFTTITMYDSSFKGINVIYNNDNIKNTLGEVLSKAGKKQIRIAETEKYPHVTFFFSGGQEEPFEGESRILRNSPKVATYDLKPEMSAYELKDALCEDLEKGEADFVCLNFANGDMVGHTGIMEAAIKACETVDICAKEVIETGLANGYSTLLIADHGNCETMMNPDGSPHTAHTTNPVPFILIDDEIKSIKSGILGDIAPTILDLMGVEQPEEMTQKSLL from the coding sequence ATGAACAAGAAGGTTATCTTAATGATTTTAGATGGTTGGGGAATTACACAAGACCCAAAAGTATCTGCCATATACAACGCAAAAACGCCATATATCAATTCTTTATATGACAAATATCCAAATGCTCAATTAAGAACAGATGGTGAACACGTTGGTTTACCTGAAGGACAAATGGGTAATTCAGAAGTTGGTCATATGAATTTAGGTGCTGGTAGAATTGTATATCAGAATTTAGCTAGAATTAACAAAGCTGTAAAAGAAAAAACGTTAGGTAAAGAAAAAGTATTGTTAGATACTTTTAAGTATGCCAAAGAAAATAACAAAAATGTTCATTTATTAGGCTTGGTTTCTAACGGAGGTATTCACGCACACATAGATCATTTAAAAGGGTTATTAGATGTTGCAAAAGAAAATGATGTTACCAATGTTTTCTTACACGCTTTTACAGATGGTAGAGATTGTGATCCAAAATCTGGTACGTATTTTATTAATGATGTACAAGAATATATGACAAAAAGTGTCGGTGAATTAGCATCAATTACAGGTCGTTATTATGCCATGGATAGAGATAATAGATGGGAACGTATTAAAGAAACTTACGATGGCCTTGTAAATGGTATAGGTACAAAAACTACAGATGCAATTGCAACTTTAAATGCAAATTATGAAGCTGGTTTAACTGATGAATTTCACAAACCAATCATAATTACAAACGAAGATGGTTCTCCAAAAGCACAAATAAAAGAAGGTGATGCTGTAATTTTCTTTAACTACAGAACAGATAGAGGTAGAGAATTAACAAACGTTTTAAGTCAGAATGATTTCCCAGAATTCGGAATGAAAAAATTAGACTTATACTTTACAACAATCACAATGTATGATTCTTCTTTTAAAGGAATTAATGTGATTTATAATAACGACAACATCAAAAATACTTTAGGAGAAGTATTATCTAAAGCCGGTAAAAAACAAATCAGAATTGCTGAAACTGAGAAATATCCTCACGTAACTTTTTTCTTTTCTGGAGGTCAAGAAGAACCTTTTGAAGGTGAATCTCGAATTTTAAGAAATTCGCCAAAAGTAGCAACTTACGATTTAAAGCCAGAAATGTCTGCTTACGAATTAAAAGATGCGCTTTGCGAAGATTTAGAAAAAGGAGAAGCTGATTTTGTTTGTTTAAATTTTGCAAATGGAGATATGGTTGGGCATACAGGAATTATGGAAGCAGCTATTAAAGCTTGTGAAACTGTAGATATTTGTGCCAAAGAAGTTATAGAAACTGGTTTAGCAAATGGTTATTCTACTTTATTAATTGCAGATCATGGAAACTGCGAAACAATGATGAATCCTGATGGATCTCCTCATACAGCACACACAACAAATCCGGTTCCTTTTATTTTAATTGATGATGAAATAAAATCAATTAAAAGCGGAATTTTAGGTGATATAGCACCAACTATTTTAGATTTAATGGGCGTAGAACAACCAGAAGAAATGACACAAAAATCACTTTTATAA
- a CDS encoding aromatic amino acid hydroxylase, with the protein MKTPLEFNEVTQKLPKHLHKFIVKQPYDAYTAQNQAVWRYVMRMNIDYLSKVAHKSYIPGLQKTGISSENIPRMEGMNRILKEIGWAAVSVDGFIPPNAFMEFQAYNVLVIASDMRTINHIEYTPAPDIIHEAAGHAPIIANPEYAEYLRRFGEIGSKAISSAKDYEMYEAIRLLSILKEDPNSTDLQVKEAQEKVEELQNNMGELSEMAQIRNLHWWTVEYGLIGSLDDPKIYGAGLLSSIGESAWCMQNEVKKLPYSIEAATKNFDITKPQPQLFVTPDFAYLSLVLDEFANTMALRNGGLNGIKKLINSKNIGTIELTTGIQISGIFDDVIQFKNNKVAYFQTIGKTALANRDKELIGHGATKHANGFGSPIGKLKGINLPIEDMSPRDLKAYGIYEGEFMTLEFESGVVVKGKAITGTRDLRGKILIITFTDCTVTYKEKILFKPEWGLYDMAVGKEVISAYAGPADVNSFENSTKVSEVKTHKIKYSEKENALYFLYDQVKEMREDNSVSELKITEIFNQLKTKFSKDWLLNLELYELALQNNYKIKSKILATLHELKCNKSYTRLIENGLALCQN; encoded by the coding sequence ATGAAAACTCCTTTAGAATTTAACGAAGTAACTCAGAAACTGCCTAAACACTTGCATAAGTTTATTGTAAAGCAACCTTATGATGCATATACAGCACAAAATCAAGCAGTTTGGAGATATGTAATGCGTATGAACATAGATTATTTAAGCAAAGTTGCGCATAAATCGTACATACCTGGTTTGCAAAAAACAGGAATTTCTTCAGAAAATATTCCTAGAATGGAAGGTATGAATCGTATTTTAAAAGAAATTGGTTGGGCTGCAGTTTCTGTGGATGGATTTATTCCGCCAAACGCTTTTATGGAATTCCAAGCTTATAATGTTTTGGTAATTGCTTCAGATATGAGAACTATAAATCATATAGAATATACTCCAGCACCAGATATTATTCATGAAGCAGCTGGCCACGCGCCAATTATTGCAAATCCTGAGTATGCAGAATATTTAAGACGTTTTGGTGAAATTGGTAGCAAAGCAATTTCATCTGCTAAAGATTACGAAATGTACGAGGCAATTCGACTTTTATCCATTTTAAAAGAAGATCCAAATTCTACGGATTTGCAAGTTAAAGAAGCACAAGAAAAAGTAGAAGAATTGCAAAATAATATGGGCGAATTATCAGAAATGGCTCAAATTAGAAATTTACATTGGTGGACAGTAGAATATGGTTTAATTGGTTCTTTAGATGATCCTAAAATATATGGAGCAGGACTTTTATCATCTATAGGAGAAAGTGCTTGGTGTATGCAGAACGAAGTAAAAAAACTACCTTATTCTATAGAAGCTGCTACTAAGAATTTTGATATTACAAAACCACAACCTCAATTATTTGTAACTCCAGATTTTGCATATTTAAGTTTGGTTTTAGATGAGTTTGCCAATACAATGGCTTTAAGAAATGGCGGTTTAAATGGAATTAAAAAATTAATAAATTCTAAAAATATTGGAACCATAGAATTAACAACCGGTATTCAAATTTCGGGTATTTTTGATGATGTAATTCAGTTTAAAAATAATAAAGTTGCTTATTTTCAAACTATTGGTAAAACAGCTTTAGCCAATAGAGACAAAGAATTAATTGGTCATGGAGCAACAAAACACGCTAATGGTTTTGGTAGCCCAATTGGTAAATTAAAAGGAATTAATTTGCCAATAGAAGATATGAGTCCTAGAGATTTAAAAGCTTACGGAATTTACGAAGGCGAGTTTATGACTTTAGAGTTCGAAAGTGGAGTAGTAGTAAAAGGAAAAGCAATAACTGGCACTAGAGATTTAAGAGGTAAAATTTTAATCATCACTTTTACAGATTGTACAGTAACTTATAAAGAAAAAATACTTTTTAAACCTGAATGGGGTTTGTATGATATGGCTGTTGGTAAAGAAGTAATTTCGGCTTATGCAGGTCCTGCAGATGTAAATTCTTTCGAAAATTCTACTAAAGTTTCTGAAGTCAAAACACATAAAATAAAGTATTCAGAAAAAGAGAATGCATTGTATTTTTTATACGACCAAGTAAAAGAAATGCGTGAAGATAATTCAGTATCAGAATTAAAAATAACAGAAATTTTTAATCAGTTAAAAACTAAATTTTCTAAGGATTGGTTATTGAATTTAGAACTCTATGAATTAGCTTTGCAAAATAATTACAAGATTAAATCTAAAATTTTAGCAACATTACACGAGTTAAAGTGTAACAAAAGCTACACAAGGTTAATTGAAAATGGATTAGCTTTGTGCCAAAATTAA
- a CDS encoding GSCFA domain-containing protein, with amino-acid sequence MKLQTKILIQKETKNQINYNSKVLLLGSCFSENIGNKFNYFKFQSLQNPFGILFHPIAIENLVTNVINQKKYTEEDLIYQNEIWHSFDAHSSLSSLDKNEILNHLNSAITSTNKKLEEASHIVITLGTSWVYRHIESDKIVVNCHKIPQKKFLKELLSVDEITESLEAIIALIKSINKNVSILFTVSPVRHFKDGFIENTQSKSHLITAIHQIIDERKNTHYFPSYEIMMDELRDYRFYNEDMIHPNKTAINYIWERFIATWFSDKTKATLKEIDAIQRGILHRPFNESSEQHQQFLNNLEAKKDKIQKEFSFIKF; translated from the coding sequence ATGAAACTGCAAACTAAAATTCTAATTCAAAAAGAAACTAAAAATCAAATCAATTATAATTCTAAAGTATTGCTATTGGGTTCTTGTTTTTCTGAAAATATTGGAAATAAATTTAATTATTTTAAGTTTCAATCTTTGCAAAATCCGTTTGGTATTTTGTTTCATCCTATTGCTATAGAAAATTTAGTAACAAATGTTATCAACCAAAAAAAATATACAGAAGAAGATTTAATTTATCAAAATGAAATTTGGCATTCATTTGATGCGCATTCTAGCTTAAGTTCATTGGATAAAAATGAGATATTAAATCATTTAAATTCAGCAATTACATCAACAAATAAAAAATTAGAAGAAGCATCACATATTGTAATTACACTAGGTACTTCTTGGGTTTACAGACATATAGAAAGCGATAAAATTGTAGTTAATTGTCATAAAATTCCGCAAAAAAAATTCTTAAAAGAATTGTTAAGTGTTGATGAAATTACCGAAAGTTTAGAAGCTATAATTGCATTGATAAAATCTATAAATAAGAATGTATCTATTTTGTTTACAGTTTCGCCTGTTAGGCATTTTAAAGATGGTTTTATAGAAAATACACAAAGTAAAAGCCATTTAATTACAGCAATACATCAAATAATTGATGAAAGAAAAAACACGCATTATTTTCCTTCTTACGAAATTATGATGGATGAATTACGCGATTATCGTTTTTATAATGAAGATATGATTCATCCTAATAAAACTGCCATAAATTACATTTGGGAAAGGTTTATAGCAACTTGGTTTTCAGATAAAACAAAAGCAACTTTAAAAGAAATTGATGCCATTCAAAGAGGAATTTTACACAGACCTTTTAATGAGAGTTCTGAACAACATCAGCAATTTCTTAATAATTTAGAAGCAAAAAAAGATAAAATTCAGAAGGAATTTTCTTTTATAAAGTTTTAA
- a CDS encoding family 10 glycosylhydrolase — MTKNIFLSILLLAIVSCKNDDKSSLKVKKESFVFASWTSAGNTFDKLKWKKKIKYYDSLGISEILVSGAPEILEKIIPIANQKNIKVHGWMWTLNRPNDTIAMQHPEWYAVNRNLQNSLDYRAYVDYYQWLSPFHPEARDYIISNAKEFMKIDGLASVHLDYVRYPDVILGADLQPKYNLVQDTEMPEFDYDYHPIARKQFKAIFDKDPIDFEHPELSTEWRQFRLNAVTTLVNEIVAIAHTKNKKVTAAVFPFPTMSRQMVRQAWNDWNLDTAYPMLYQNFYRENINWIGFATKQDVNDVDFPIISGLYSPALRKPEDLEKAIKIAKKNGAKGISIFTADDLTAAQKAVFIKLKSEFKK; from the coding sequence ATGACAAAAAATATTTTTTTAAGCATTTTACTATTAGCAATTGTTAGTTGCAAAAATGATGATAAATCATCCTTAAAAGTTAAAAAGGAAAGTTTTGTATTTGCTTCATGGACATCCGCAGGAAATACGTTTGACAAATTAAAATGGAAAAAAAAGATTAAATATTACGATTCTTTAGGCATTAGTGAAATTCTGGTAAGTGGTGCTCCAGAAATTTTAGAAAAAATTATACCAATTGCCAATCAAAAAAACATAAAAGTCCATGGTTGGATGTGGACGTTAAACAGACCTAATGATACTATAGCCATGCAACATCCAGAGTGGTATGCTGTAAATAGAAACCTGCAAAACTCCTTAGATTATAGAGCTTATGTAGATTATTATCAGTGGTTGAGTCCTTTTCATCCAGAGGCCAGAGATTATATTATAAGTAACGCAAAAGAGTTCATGAAAATAGACGGCTTAGCTTCAGTTCATTTAGATTATGTTAGATATCCTGATGTTATTTTGGGTGCAGATTTACAACCAAAATACAACTTGGTCCAAGATACAGAAATGCCTGAGTTTGATTATGATTATCATCCTATTGCCAGAAAACAATTCAAAGCAATTTTTGATAAAGATCCTATTGACTTCGAACATCCTGAATTATCTACAGAATGGCGCCAATTTAGATTGAATGCAGTTACAACTTTGGTTAACGAAATTGTAGCAATTGCGCATACCAAAAACAAAAAAGTAACAGCTGCTGTTTTTCCCTTTCCTACAATGTCTAGACAAATGGTTAGACAAGCTTGGAACGATTGGAATTTAGATACAGCCTACCCAATGCTATATCAAAATTTTTACAGAGAAAACATCAATTGGATTGGTTTTGCTACAAAACAAGATGTTAATGATGTAGATTTCCCTATAATTTCTGGTTTATATTCTCCTGCTTTAAGAAAACCAGAAGATTTAGAAAAAGCCATTAAAATTGCTAAAAAAAATGGCGCAAAAGGTATTTCTATTTTTACTGCGGATGATTTAACTGCAGCACAAAAAGCGGTTTTTATCAAACTAAAATCAGAATTCAAAAAATAG
- a CDS encoding thioredoxin family protein has protein sequence MLKKIIFIFLTTLVFACNSSKSTVENKETEVAKKVVKAKEYIKVKAEKASATKNDRGYLIGFADKNSFADASYKSWFNSRYSEYNTNKEIIEKLKPIINDFTIKGFMGTWCGDSKRETPRFYKILEETGFDLNYFELVTVGRNKKTPDNLQEGYNIIRVPTFIFYKEGKEVGRYVEYPRENLEKDILKIVTGAPYKHSYDKSE, from the coding sequence ATGCTAAAGAAAATCATATTTATATTTTTAACTACTCTTGTTTTTGCTTGTAACTCAAGTAAATCTACTGTAGAAAACAAAGAAACAGAAGTAGCTAAAAAAGTTGTAAAAGCTAAAGAATATATTAAGGTAAAAGCTGAAAAAGCAAGTGCTACTAAAAACGATAGAGGTTATTTAATTGGTTTTGCTGATAAAAATTCTTTTGCAGATGCTTCTTATAAATCTTGGTTTAACAGCAGATATAGTGAGTATAATACCAACAAAGAAATCATAGAAAAACTAAAACCTATTATTAATGATTTTACCATTAAAGGTTTTATGGGTACTTGGTGTGGAGACAGTAAAAGAGAAACGCCGCGTTTTTATAAAATACTAGAAGAAACTGGTTTTGATTTAAATTATTTTGAACTTGTTACAGTAGGTAGAAACAAAAAAACACCCGATAATTTACAAGAAGGTTACAACATAATTAGAGTACCAACTTTTATTTTTTATAAAGAGGGTAAAGAGGTAGGACGTTATGTAGAATATCCAAGAGAAAATCTTGAAAAAGACATTTTAAAAATAGTTACAGGAGCACCTTATAAACATTCTTACGATAAGAGCGAATAA
- a CDS encoding rhodanese-like domain-containing protein, producing MSAEIKEYLEKGAVVLDVRTQEEWNEGHSEGAKHIVLTVIPLNVDEIKSWNKPVIAVCRSGARSGQATQFLQNHGIDVINGGPWGDVDQYL from the coding sequence ATGAGTGCAGAAATTAAAGAATATTTAGAAAAAGGAGCAGTTGTTTTAGATGTAAGAACACAAGAAGAATGGAATGAAGGGCATTCTGAAGGCGCAAAACACATTGTGTTAACAGTAATTCCTTTAAATGTAGATGAAATAAAATCTTGGAATAAACCTGTAATTGCTGTTTGTAGAAGTGGTGCAAGAAGTGGACAAGCAACTCAGTTTTTGCAAAACCATGGCATAGATGTAATTAATGGAGGTCCTTGGGGAGATGTAGATCAATATCTATAA
- the alaS gene encoding alanine--tRNA ligase has protein sequence MKSQEIRATFLNFFKEKSHLVVPSAPMVTKDDPTLMFVNSGMAPFKEYFLGNGTPKKNRITDSQKCLRVSGKHNDLEEVGYDTYHHTLFEMLGNWSFGDYFKKEAIAWAWELLTEVYKIDKDILYVTVFEGSDDADDLGMDTEAYDLWKQFIAEDRILKGNKKDNFWEMGEQGPCGPCSEIHVDIRSAEEKAKVDGKTLVNEDHPQVVEIWNLVFMQYNRKANGNLEELPNKHIDTGMGFERLCMVLQDVQSNYDTDVFTPIIREIEAITNTKYGKNEQQDIATRVISDHVRAVAFSIADGQLPSNTGAGYVIRRILRRAVRYGFTFLDKKEPFIYRLVDVLSKKMGTAFPEIKAQKQLIENVIKEEETSFLRTLDQGLVLLDGIIASAKTKEISGDKVFELYDTFGFPIDLTALILSEKGYTLDEKGFEAELQKQKNRSRAASEMSTEDWTVLVDDAVQEFIGYDFLEANVKITRYRKVTSKKDGTMYQLVFNLTPFYPEGGGQVGDKGYLENVNGDVIYIIDTKKENNVIIHFTKNLPENVNAAFKANVDEKQRYRTECNHTATHLLHQALREVLGKHVEQKGSAVHSKYLRFDFSHFSKLTVDELRDVENFVNARISGKLPLEESRNITMEKAIADGAMALFGEKYGDTVRAIKFGKSVELCGGTHVKNTGDIWHFKIKSESAVAAGIRRIEAITNDAVKDFYFDNNRTLFEVKDLLNNAKDPVKAVQKLQDENADLQKQVEQLLKEKAQNLSGEIKNQLQEINGVQFLATKVDLDANGIKNLAFGLGKEHQNLFLLFASSPKNDKALLTCYISKELANERGYNAGTVVRELGKLIHGGGGGQPFFATAGGKNPGGIPKVLEKAKEYIV, from the coding sequence ATGAAATCTCAAGAAATTCGTGCTACTTTTTTAAACTTTTTTAAAGAAAAATCTCATTTAGTAGTTCCTTCTGCTCCAATGGTTACAAAAGACGACCCAACGTTGATGTTTGTTAATTCTGGAATGGCGCCTTTTAAAGAATATTTTTTAGGTAATGGAACTCCAAAAAAGAACAGAATTACAGATTCGCAAAAATGTTTGCGTGTTTCTGGTAAACATAACGATTTAGAAGAAGTTGGTTACGATACTTATCATCATACGCTATTCGAAATGTTAGGTAACTGGTCTTTTGGCGATTATTTTAAAAAAGAAGCAATTGCTTGGGCTTGGGAGTTGTTAACCGAAGTTTATAAAATTGATAAAGATATTTTATATGTTACCGTTTTTGAAGGTTCTGATGATGCTGATGATTTAGGTATGGACACAGAAGCTTACGATTTATGGAAACAATTTATTGCTGAAGATCGTATTTTAAAAGGAAATAAAAAAGATAATTTTTGGGAAATGGGAGAGCAAGGACCTTGTGGACCTTGTTCTGAAATTCACGTTGATATTCGTTCTGCAGAAGAAAAAGCAAAAGTTGACGGTAAAACGTTGGTAAACGAAGATCATCCGCAAGTTGTAGAAATCTGGAACTTGGTTTTTATGCAATACAACCGAAAAGCAAATGGTAATTTAGAAGAATTACCAAACAAACATATTGATACAGGTATGGGCTTTGAGCGTTTGTGTATGGTTTTACAAGATGTTCAATCGAACTACGATACCGATGTTTTTACGCCAATTATTAGAGAAATTGAAGCGATTACCAACACCAAATATGGTAAAAACGAACAACAAGACATTGCAACTCGTGTAATTTCTGATCACGTTAGAGCTGTCGCTTTTTCTATTGCTGATGGTCAATTACCAAGCAACACAGGTGCTGGCTATGTAATTCGTAGAATTTTAAGAAGAGCCGTACGTTACGGATTTACATTTTTAGATAAAAAAGAACCTTTTATTTATAGATTAGTTGATGTTTTAAGCAAAAAAATGGGTACAGCTTTCCCAGAAATTAAAGCGCAAAAGCAACTAATAGAAAACGTAATTAAAGAAGAAGAAACTTCTTTTTTAAGAACACTAGATCAAGGTTTGGTTTTGTTAGATGGCATTATTGCATCAGCAAAAACAAAAGAAATTTCTGGTGATAAAGTTTTTGAATTGTATGATACTTTTGGTTTTCCTATAGATTTAACTGCTTTAATTTTATCAGAAAAAGGATATACTTTAGATGAAAAAGGCTTTGAAGCTGAACTTCAAAAACAAAAAAATAGATCTCGTGCTGCAAGTGAAATGTCTACAGAAGATTGGACAGTTTTAGTTGATGATGCTGTACAAGAATTTATTGGTTACGATTTTTTAGAAGCCAATGTAAAAATTACACGTTACAGAAAAGTTACTTCTAAAAAAGACGGAACAATGTATCAACTTGTTTTTAATTTAACTCCTTTTTATCCAGAAGGTGGTGGACAAGTTGGTGATAAAGGGTATTTAGAAAATGTAAATGGCGATGTTATTTATATAATTGATACCAAAAAAGAAAATAATGTAATTATTCATTTTACTAAAAATTTACCCGAAAATGTAAATGCTGCTTTTAAAGCAAATGTAGATGAAAAACAACGTTACAGAACTGAGTGCAACCATACTGCAACTCACCTTTTACACCAAGCTTTAAGAGAAGTTTTAGGAAAACACGTAGAGCAAAAAGGTTCTGCTGTACATTCTAAATATTTACGTTTCGATTTTTCTCACTTTTCTAAATTAACTGTTGATGAATTACGTGATGTAGAAAACTTTGTTAATGCTCGTATTTCTGGTAAATTGCCTTTAGAAGAAAGTAGAAACATTACTATGGAAAAAGCAATTGCAGATGGAGCAATGGCTTTATTTGGAGAAAAATATGGAGATACTGTTAGAGCAATTAAATTTGGTAAATCTGTAGAACTTTGTGGTGGAACTCACGTAAAAAATACAGGCGATATCTGGCATTTTAAAATTAAATCTGAAAGTGCAGTTGCTGCAGGAATTCGAAGAATTGAAGCCATTACAAATGATGCTGTTAAAGATTTTTATTTTGATAATAACAGAACTTTATTCGAAGTAAAAGATTTATTAAACAACGCAAAAGATCCTGTAAAAGCAGTTCAAAAATTACAAGACGAAAATGCTGATTTACAAAAACAAGTTGAGCAATTACTAAAAGAAAAAGCGCAAAACTTATCAGGAGAAATTAAAAACCAATTACAAGAAATTAACGGCGTTCAGTTTTTAGCAACTAAGGTAGATTTAGACGCAAACGGAATTAAAAACTTGGCTTTTGGTTTGGGTAAAGAACATCAGAATTTATTTTTGTTATTTGCTTCTTCTCCTAAAAATGACAAAGCATTATTAACTTGTTATATTTCTAAAGAATTAGCAAACGAACGTGGTTATAATGCAGGAACTGTGGTTAGAGAATTGGGGAAATTAATTCATGGAGGTGGAGGTGGCCAACCTTTCTTTGCAACTGCTGGTGGTAAAAATCCTGGTGGAATTCCTAAAGTTTTAGAAAAAGCGAAAGAATATATAGTTTGA